The Lipingzhangella halophila genome segment ACACGAACTGCAAGGGGCTCATGTACTGCACGCGCGCCGTGCTGCCCGGCATGGTGCGGCGCGGCGCCGGGCACGTCGTCAACCTGGGCTCCATCGCGGGCGCCTACCCCTACCCCGGCGGCAACGTCTACGGGGCCACCAAGGCGTTCGTGCGCCAGTTCAGCCTGAACCTGCGCGCCGACCTGCACGGCACCGGCGTGCGCGTGACCGACGTCGAGCCCGGCCTCAGCGGGGGCACCGAGTTCTCCGCGGTGCGTTTCCAGGGCGACCGCGAGCGGGCTGAGGCGGTGTACGCCAATACCCGGCCGCTCGCCGCCGAGGATGTCGCGGAGGCGGTGTTCTGGGCCGCGACCCGGCCCGCGCACGTCAACGTCAACACGATCGAGGTCATGCCCACCGTGCAGAGCTTCGGCGCGCTGCCGGTGCACCGGAACGGCGCGTGACCGCGGCGGGGCCCGCCGCGCGGCGGGCCCCGCCGCGGCGCCGGCGGTCAGCCCGCGGGGGCCACGTCCCGCCGGACCATTGCGCGCGGGCTGTCCGGATCGAGCCCCCAGGTGAGGATCCGCCGCGGATGGACCCGGATGACCTCGTCTCCGAAGGGCGACACCTCCGGTCCGCGCAGCAGCTCCGCGTCGCCGCGGA includes the following:
- a CDS encoding SDR family oxidoreductase, with product MEQTTVMVTGASAGFGAAIARRFASDGARIIASARRADRLAGLSGELGGEDRVLPVELDVRDRAAVERTVAGLPAEFADIDVLVNNAGLAKGLEPAQRADPDDWDQMVDTNCKGLMYCTRAVLPGMVRRGAGHVVNLGSIAGAYPYPGGNVYGATKAFVRQFSLNLRADLHGTGVRVTDVEPGLSGGTEFSAVRFQGDRERAEAVYANTRPLAAEDVAEAVFWAATRPAHVNVNTIEVMPTVQSFGALPVHRNGA